The Acidimicrobiales bacterium genome includes a window with the following:
- a CDS encoding TetR/AcrR family transcriptional regulator codes for MTSVEDGGVSADSPGPESLDDPAGASILDAAMRLLAEGGLAAFTTDRLASTARVSKSSIYRRWPDKKSIFLALMKQWGRRAEVDDMGDLRSEIAQWYADRQRTYNSPGFRQVSASLVELAAHDSEIDEVLNTYRRSSWNTVREILKRAIDRGEIAAGGGLERMEQFFLGPLYFRAVLEGQEIDDATVVDFQRLALAAVGLGPEQQPGVCVMDRAGAGAGAGAGAEQRNP; via the coding sequence ATGACAAGCGTGGAGGATGGAGGCGTATCTGCGGATAGCCCGGGTCCCGAATCCCTCGACGACCCGGCTGGTGCGTCGATTCTGGATGCGGCGATGCGCCTGCTCGCCGAGGGAGGTCTGGCCGCCTTCACCACCGACCGGTTGGCCTCTACAGCCCGGGTGTCTAAGAGCTCCATCTATCGACGTTGGCCGGACAAGAAGTCCATCTTCCTGGCCCTTATGAAGCAGTGGGGCCGGCGTGCCGAAGTCGACGATATGGGCGACCTCCGCTCCGAGATAGCCCAGTGGTACGCGGATCGGCAGCGGACCTACAACAGTCCCGGGTTCCGGCAGGTATCGGCCAGCCTTGTGGAGCTGGCGGCCCATGACAGCGAGATCGATGAAGTCCTGAACACCTACCGCCGGTCCAGTTGGAACACGGTGCGTGAGATTCTGAAGCGGGCTATCGACCGGGGCGAGATTGCCGCCGGCGGGGGTCTCGAGCGAATGGAGCAGTTCTTCCTTGGCCCGCTCTACTTCCGGGCGGTTCTCGAGGGCCAGGAGATTGACGATGCGACCGTGGTCGACTTCCAGCGTCTCGCCCTAGCTGCCGTCGGCCTGGGCCCCGAGCAGCAACCAGGTGTCTGTGTCATGGATCGTGCGGGTGCGGGTGCGGGTGCGGGTGCGGGCGCTGAGCAGCGCAACCCGTGA
- a CDS encoding amidohydrolase family protein, with protein sequence MSITVYPARRIHTMDPSLPEATALAVRGDRIVEVGTMESLRPWLDAHEHVIDNQFTDSILVPGLIDPHVHPPLMALLLATEWITPESWDFRGRDVPATLGRDAYLDRLAELEARYSSDQPFITYGWHRQFHGELNRADLDAVSAIRPIVVWGRSFHEVWCNGPALELVDAAEGAAWDPNIDLETGRMWESGMAWALRTLREVLIGEGRYEAMMEEVGQLVHRGGVTTIADVGFGGMALPERELEVLARVHEGDHVPFRQYLIPQVAAFNREYGAEAADRMAEMRARGTERIRFLDATKFFADGAFIAQLMQLGEPGYIDGHEGAWMAEPDRIVQHIRSFWNAGSQVNIHVNGDRGMDATLDAIAELLAEAPRFDHRTVLHHVGVSTQAQMRRAAALGCAIQANGYYLRFFGDQFAAEGLGTERASQMTRVGSARRYGMSVSLHSDLPMGPLEPLLAASVMATRRSASGVEFCPEERLSPYDAMAAVTIEAAWQLFLDGEIGSLVSGKLADVTVLAEDPFELDPLAWPDIGIKATMLSGRVYPLPR encoded by the coding sequence GTGAGCATCACGGTGTATCCGGCGCGACGGATCCACACCATGGATCCGTCGCTGCCCGAGGCCACAGCACTGGCTGTCCGGGGCGACCGGATAGTCGAGGTGGGGACGATGGAGTCGCTCCGTCCGTGGTTGGACGCCCACGAGCACGTGATCGACAATCAGTTCACCGATTCGATTCTGGTGCCCGGGCTGATTGATCCGCACGTGCATCCGCCGCTGATGGCCCTGCTCTTGGCCACCGAGTGGATCACCCCGGAGTCGTGGGACTTCCGAGGGCGCGACGTGCCGGCCACTCTGGGTCGCGATGCCTACTTAGACCGGCTGGCCGAGTTGGAGGCCCGCTACTCGTCTGACCAGCCGTTCATCACCTACGGATGGCATCGTCAGTTCCACGGTGAGTTGAACCGGGCCGATCTGGATGCCGTGTCGGCCATCCGCCCCATCGTGGTGTGGGGCCGTTCGTTCCACGAGGTGTGGTGTAACGGGCCGGCACTGGAGCTGGTGGATGCCGCGGAGGGCGCGGCCTGGGACCCGAACATCGACCTGGAGACCGGGCGCATGTGGGAGTCCGGCATGGCGTGGGCGCTGCGGACGCTGCGTGAAGTGCTGATCGGCGAGGGACGGTATGAGGCAATGATGGAGGAGGTGGGCCAATTGGTCCACCGGGGCGGGGTGACGACCATTGCCGACGTCGGTTTCGGAGGGATGGCCCTGCCGGAGCGTGAACTGGAGGTCCTGGCCCGTGTGCACGAGGGCGACCACGTGCCGTTCCGGCAGTACCTGATTCCCCAGGTGGCCGCCTTCAATAGGGAGTACGGCGCCGAGGCGGCCGATCGCATGGCCGAGATGCGGGCCCGGGGAACCGAACGGATCCGCTTTCTGGACGCCACCAAGTTCTTCGCCGATGGGGCGTTTATCGCCCAACTCATGCAGTTGGGTGAGCCCGGCTACATCGACGGACACGAGGGGGCGTGGATGGCCGAACCGGATCGCATCGTGCAGCACATCCGATCCTTCTGGAACGCTGGGTCACAGGTGAACATCCACGTCAACGGTGACCGGGGGATGGACGCCACGCTGGACGCGATAGCCGAGTTGCTGGCAGAGGCGCCTCGCTTCGACCATCGGACGGTGTTGCATCACGTTGGCGTATCGACCCAGGCACAGATGCGGCGGGCTGCGGCGCTGGGATGCGCCATTCAGGCCAACGGCTACTACCTGCGGTTCTTCGGCGACCAGTTCGCGGCTGAGGGACTGGGTACCGAGCGGGCCTCGCAGATGACCCGCGTGGGTTCGGCTCGCCGCTACGGCATGAGCGTGTCTCTGCATTCAGACCTGCCGATGGGGCCGCTGGAGCCCCTGTTGGCCGCGTCAGTCATGGCTACCCGGAGGTCGGCGTCCGGTGTGGAGTTCTGTCCGGAGGAGCGCCTCAGCCCCTACGACGCCATGGCCGCGGTGACTATCGAGGCGGCGTGGCAACTGTTCCTAGATGGAGAGATCGGTTCGCTGGTCTCGGGGAAGTTGGCTGACGTGACGGTGTTGGCTGAGGATCCCTTCGAGTTGGATCCGCTGGCGTGGCCCGACATCGGCATCAAGGCCACCATGCTGTCCGGGCGGGTCTACCCGCTGCCCCGCTGA
- a CDS encoding GTP-binding protein: MVVLGGWLGAGKTTLVNRLLRATNGERIAVVVNDIGEVNLDVGLIAARDGDTVELANGCICCSIGDSLAVTLRDLVLAGQSSNRQLDRLVVEASGVAEPDRVAAYGDRRRIRPDGIVVAVDATDVVIRAADPACGPLVLRQIRAADLLVVTKADLVPDGGLGAVAWCTELAPDVPIVIADSPEGANPDGADRWVQSVLGSPALGASSVGSTDSTGEDGNHGDGDSLAVGPALDLPVETAMWRASGPVDVDRLAASLASLVNQLGPALLRAKAVVEALDGTTTAIHLAAGRVTIEPVMASVPESAAGVLVAITTPGVLTSLDLTAVLDAGLATRAEGADRSFQENRTTPC; encoded by the coding sequence ATGGTCGTGTTGGGGGGGTGGCTGGGAGCCGGCAAGACGACGCTCGTGAACCGGTTACTACGGGCTACCAATGGCGAACGCATTGCTGTGGTGGTCAACGACATAGGCGAAGTGAATCTGGACGTCGGACTGATCGCAGCCCGTGACGGTGACACCGTGGAACTCGCGAACGGTTGCATCTGCTGCTCGATCGGCGACTCGCTGGCCGTGACCTTGCGGGATCTGGTTCTGGCTGGTCAGTCGTCGAACCGGCAACTGGACCGCCTGGTCGTCGAGGCTAGCGGTGTGGCCGAACCGGATCGGGTGGCCGCCTACGGAGATCGCCGGAGGATCCGGCCTGATGGGATCGTGGTAGCTGTGGACGCCACCGATGTGGTGATCCGAGCCGCTGATCCGGCATGTGGCCCGCTGGTGCTACGCCAGATTCGGGCAGCCGACCTGCTCGTGGTGACGAAGGCCGACCTGGTCCCCGACGGGGGGCTCGGCGCCGTGGCCTGGTGCACCGAACTCGCACCGGACGTGCCCATCGTGATCGCCGATTCGCCGGAAGGGGCGAACCCGGACGGCGCGGACCGCTGGGTCCAATCGGTCTTGGGAAGCCCAGCCCTAGGCGCATCGTCCGTCGGGAGCACCGATAGCACCGGGGAGGACGGCAACCATGGGGATGGCGATTCTTTGGCGGTCGGTCCGGCGTTGGACCTGCCGGTGGAGACCGCCATGTGGCGGGCATCCGGCCCGGTGGACGTTGACCGTCTGGCTGCTTCGCTGGCTTCCCTGGTCAATCAGTTGGGCCCGGCACTGCTGCGGGCCAAGGCGGTGGTCGAGGCCCTGGACGGGACCACGACAGCCATCCATCTGGCGGCAGGCAGGGTGACGATCGAACCGGTTATGGCGTCGGTGCCAGAATCAGCGGCGGGTGTGCTGGTGGCCATCACCACCCCCGGAGTGCTCACCTCCCTCGATCTCACAGCGGTGCTCGATGCCGGGCTGGCCACCAGAGCTGAAGGAGCCGATCGATCCTTCCAGGAGAACAGGACCACACCATGCTGA
- a CDS encoding serine hydrolase produces MAGSPVPEDKRVHHGNWTAWPNTRWSFTHMDELRASARIAAGGPAGDLLPDAHTSSGQEGAENEADDEVGLVDLDELTMDDGDGDNWTLDEMLHQTCTNGFLVLHRGRVVAERYFNGMDRSTRHIMFSMTKTVTGVLAMAAVESGAMAMDDLLTVHVPELADTAYAPVTVQQALDMTDGIRFVEDYSDNKSDIMRYAVAMAFTPVPGNWDGPCGIHEAIMGFTERDQLPGESFLYKSVTTDVLSWVTARATGRRWVDGVSEEIWKPMGAEGDASVVLDGRGVAVTSGGMSCTLRDLARFGRMLARSGRVGEGVDERQAIPAAVANDIAAGGTPYPGSGGGYPTREGWTFHRHCWNLQQPMGAFMPMGVHGQRVFCHPEKDLVVAKFSAHPVTGNVYTDVSHESLYRAILDRC; encoded by the coding sequence ATGGCCGGTTCGCCAGTGCCCGAGGACAAGCGAGTCCATCACGGGAACTGGACGGCGTGGCCCAACACCCGCTGGTCGTTCACCCACATGGACGAGCTACGGGCATCGGCCCGGATCGCTGCCGGTGGCCCGGCCGGAGACCTGCTGCCGGATGCACACACCTCCAGTGGTCAGGAAGGCGCTGAGAACGAAGCTGACGATGAAGTAGGCCTTGTCGACCTCGATGAGTTGACCATGGATGACGGCGACGGCGACAACTGGACGCTCGACGAGATGCTCCACCAAACGTGCACCAACGGGTTCTTGGTGCTGCACCGGGGCCGAGTGGTGGCCGAGCGGTACTTCAACGGTATGGATCGTTCGACCCGCCACATCATGTTTTCGATGACCAAGACGGTGACCGGAGTGCTGGCTATGGCGGCCGTCGAGTCGGGTGCCATGGCAATGGACGACTTGCTGACCGTGCACGTGCCCGAGTTGGCCGACACGGCCTACGCGCCGGTGACCGTGCAACAGGCGTTGGACATGACCGACGGGATCCGGTTCGTCGAGGACTACAGCGACAACAAGTCGGACATCATGCGGTACGCGGTGGCCATGGCATTCACGCCGGTGCCTGGCAACTGGGACGGTCCGTGCGGGATCCACGAGGCGATCATGGGGTTCACCGAGCGGGACCAACTGCCAGGGGAGTCGTTCCTCTACAAGTCGGTGACCACCGACGTGCTGTCGTGGGTAACAGCCCGAGCCACCGGTCGACGGTGGGTGGACGGCGTATCCGAGGAGATCTGGAAGCCGATGGGGGCCGAGGGGGATGCCTCGGTGGTCCTCGATGGCCGTGGGGTCGCCGTCACGTCGGGCGGCATGTCGTGCACTCTGCGCGATCTAGCGCGGTTCGGCCGGATGCTTGCCCGGTCGGGCCGGGTGGGAGAGGGCGTCGACGAGCGCCAGGCGATCCCGGCGGCGGTGGCCAACGACATAGCGGCCGGCGGCACGCCGTATCCGGGGAGCGGAGGCGGATACCCAACCCGCGAGGGTTGGACCTTCCATCGGCACTGTTGGAACCTCCAGCAGCCCATGGGCGCGTTCATGCCTATGGGTGTCCACGGACAGCGAGTGTTTTGCCACCCCGAGAAGGACCTGGTGGTGGCCAAGTTCAGTGCCCACCCGGTGACCGGCAACGTCTACACCGACGTCTCCCATGAGTCGCTCTACCGGGCCATCCTCGACCGTTGCTAG